The following are from one region of the Melopsittacus undulatus isolate bMelUnd1 chromosome 24 unlocalized genomic scaffold, bMelUnd1.mat.Z SUPER_24_unloc_1, whole genome shotgun sequence genome:
- the LOC117438080 gene encoding LOW QUALITY PROTEIN: calpain small subunit 1-like (The sequence of the model RefSeq protein was modified relative to this genomic sequence to represent the inferred CDS: deleted 2 bases in 1 codon), whose product MFLVKGLLSGGGRGGAGEGGGLPGALGPMLGGLLSGGGGGGAGGAMRVLGGVISAISEAAAQYNPEPPPPRTHISTVDANESEEVRQFRRLFLQLAGDDMEVSPTELMNILNKVVTRHPDLKTDGFGLDTCRSMVAVMDSDTTGKLGFEEFKYLWNNIKKWQGIYKQFDTDRSGTIGVQELPGAFEAAGFRLPPPLWGVLGRRYGDEGGNLDFDNFISCLVRLDAMFRAFKSLDRDGSGQIRVSLQEWLQLTMYS is encoded by the exons ATGTTCCTGGTCAAGGGGCTGCtgagtgggggggggagg gggggggcgggggaggggggggggctccccGGGGCCCTCGGCCCGATGCTGGGGGGGCTCCTGAGCGGGGGGGGCGGAGGCGGAGCCGGGGGGGCCATGAGGGTCCTGGGGGGAGTCATCAGTGCCATAAG TGAAGCAGCTGCTCAATACAACCCTGAGCCTCCT cccccccggACCCACATCTCTACAGTGGATGCCAATGAGAGTGAAGAGGTTCGGCAGTTCCGGAGGCTGTTCCTGCAGCTGGCAGGGGAC gACATGGAGGTCAGCCCCACTGAGCTCATGAACATCCTCAACAAGGTCGTGACCCGAC ACCCTGACCTGAAGACAGACGGCTTCGGGCTGGACACGTGCCGCAGTATGGTGGCTGTGATGGAT AGCGACACCACCGGGAAACTGGGATTCGAGGAGTTCAAGTACCTATGGAATAACATCAAGAAGTGGCAG ggCATCTACAAGCAGTTCGACACTGACCGCTCGGGTACTATTGGGGTGCAGGAGCTGCCGGGGGCCTTTGAGGCCGCAG gTTTCCGGCTGCCCCCCCCGCTCTGGGGGGTCCTGGGCCGTCGCTATGGGGACGAGGGAGGGAACCTGGACTTCGATAACTTCATCAGCTGCCTCGTGCGCCTGGATGCCATGTTCC GTGCCTTCAAGTCCCTGGACCGGGATGGGAGTGGGCAGATCCGGGTCAGCCTCCAGGAG TGGCTGCAGCTCACCATGTACTCCTGA